In Haliscomenobacter hydrossis DSM 1100, the DNA window GCCAGCACTAAAACGAAATCGATGAATTTTTGGTTGGTCAAATCCGAACCCGATGCCTATAGCTACGACAAACTCGAAGCCGAGGGCCGAGGCATGTGGGATGGCGTACGCAACTATGCTGCGCGCAATAACCTGCGCGCCATGAAAGAGGGAGATCAAGTGCTGTTTTACCACAGCAATATTGGCATGGAAGTGGTAGGCATTTGCCAGGTAGCTAAAGAACATTACCCTGACCCAACGGCAGAATCCGGTGATTGGTCGGTGGTAGAGGTCATCCCTGTCCGCCGCATCAAACGCCCCATTACCTTGAAAGAAATTAAAGCAACTCCGGAATTGGCCAATATCGCGCTGATCAAACAGAGCCGCCTCTCGGTCATGCCGCTGACGGCGGAAGAATTTGAAAAGATTTTGAAGATGAGCAAGTAGCCTACGAGCTAACCCACGATTTGAATCGTGGGTTGTAAATGACGAGTGACGAATATGCCACACCCTAGTATATCCGTCACTCGCCATTTACAGCCATGGACAAGGTATATTCTCCGCTCGAATTGTTAACACAAGATTAATTTTGAAAAAACCTTTCGAAAAACTTGCATGGTAGTTTTTTTTTTTGATATTTGCCTCAACAAAATACAACACAATATTTAAGACTTACAAGAGGGAATAACCTATTCTATCCCAGTGGAGGGATTATCCTGCCTTCAGGAAACACAATCTTTTTTAGTTCACAGCGTGCATCATAATCAATGACTTAGTTATAGCGCTCCTGCCCGGATTTGCCTATGACTAAGCTGGAATTCCTACGCTTGTACTCCATCTACACCATGCTGAATGGTGCTGGAATGGTAAAACTATTGCTGTAATACCAAACACTTGAATTAAACCTTGTTGATCCTATGAAA includes these proteins:
- a CDS encoding EVE domain-containing protein, which produces MNFWLVKSEPDAYSYDKLEAEGRGMWDGVRNYAARNNLRAMKEGDQVLFYHSNIGMEVVGICQVAKEHYPDPTAESGDWSVVEVIPVRRIKRPITLKEIKATPELANIALIKQSRLSVMPLTAEEFEKILKMSK